GGCGCGATAGCGCTTGAAGAACTCCTCGCGTGGGGTCCGGACCGTGATCGTGTGCTTGTCGGTGGACCAGTGGACGCTGTTGTCGCCGCGCTTGCGGAGCTTGACCGGGAGGGTGCTGCCATCCCGCGCGAGCTCGGCATCGGTCCACACTCCCCATCCCAGCTGCGGGTCGGTCCACATCCGGGTCCAGTCGTCGCTGGGCAGGTTGAGCCGGACGATTCCCGCGTCCTTCTGCCCGGCATCGAGCCGACGCTCCACCCGGAGGAGCTGGGGCAGGTTGCGGAAGGCGCGGACCCGCGCGTCGAAGCGGGACGCGACCGAGGAGCGCGCGGACCACCAGTCGTCGAACTGGATGTCCCGCCGGAATGCCTCCGCGGCGGACCAGACGAGGTACACGCCGACCAGCAGGGGCACCGTGGTGAGGACCACCGCGTCGACCAGGCGCAGCGCGCGCAGGCGGTTCATCGCAGCAACTCCTGTTCGTCCCGCCGCCCGGCCTGGCCCTCGGTGGCCCATTCCTGGCGGGCCAGCACCGAGTCGGCCAGGCCGGGCCGCGGCACCACGTCGAACCGGGCCTCCGCCGCCGCCAGTCCATCCCAGTCGAGCAGGCTGCGATAGGCCGCGGCCACGCTGTTCCGGAGCGACTTGTCGGCGGGCTTGAAGAGCCGGAGCGTCACCCGTACCCGCTCGAGCGCCCCCGCGCCGGGCGGCAATGCCACGGTGAGCGCCGTGTCGCCGCGGAGCGGTCCCGCCAGGGCCAGTTGCAGGTCCGCCCGTCGCTCGAGGAGGCCGGCGCGGAGCGGGCGCACCAGCGCCACCCGGTCCACGGCCAGGGCCATGCCGCGGGCGTCGAAGTGGAGGCTGTCAGCGGTGCTGCCGGCGGGGAGGAGAAATTCCACCTCCTGCGGCCGGCCAGTGGCATTGGCCATCACGGTCACGCTGGCGCGGCCGGCCCGGAGGGTGACGGGCTGCAGCAGGAACGCGTCGAGGTAGACCTCCCAGATCCGGCGGACTTCGGGCCACTCCCCACGGGCCGCGTAGTAGGCCACGTAGCCGCGCATGGACGGCATGTGACTCGGGTGGATGGCCAGCACGGCGGCGTAGGCATCCCGGGCCTCGGGCGCGAGCGCCCAGCCACTCAGGAAGTGGTCGGACACCAGGGCCAGGGCGTAGTGGTTGCGATAGTTGAGCGGGTCGAAGGCGGCCAGGGCCTGCGCGGCGCGGAGGGCACGGCCCTTCTGCTCCAGGCGGGTGTAGGCGGCGGTGAGCGCCAGCAGCACGCGCTCCTTTTCCTTGTCACGGCCGTGCCGGACATCCCGTGCCGGGAACTCGCGGTTGAGCAGTTCCAGCCGCTCGGCGGCGCGCGCGTAGTCCCCCGCGGCCAGCAGCCGCTCACCCTCCTCGAGCCGGGAAGTCCAGCGGCCCTCCGAGGCGCGCACGCCGGCCTCCACCCGGCCAAGCAGCCAGTGCCGGCTGGGGGGCAGGACCAGCAGCGCCAGGAATCCGGCGACGAGCGCCACGTAGGTCCATGCCACGGCCCGCTCGTGCCGCCGGAACCCCTCCCGCCAGGCCGGCGGGACGAGGGGCTGGCCGGTCATACGTCGATGTTTTCCTTGCCCGTCAGGAGCGCCACCTTGCCACCGCGGGTAATGCCGCGCAGCTCGCCGAGGAACTTCGCCTCGTCGGCGTCGGGCTTGAGCTCCAGCGAGTAGATGAGCTCCAGGGCGCCGCCGTCCCGCAGGGTTTCCACGGACAGCAGCGCCTGCTCCCGGGCGTAGCGGAAGAACAGGTCGTTGAACGCGGTGTGATACTCGACCTCGGGCGGCACGTGCAGCTTGAGCAGCTGCTCCCGGCTCACCGTGGCGCCGATCTCGAACCGCGACAGGAAGTAGACCATGAACGAGACCGAGATCGTGAAGATCACCGCGGTCAGGTAGAACCCGGTGCCGACCGCCATCCCCACCGCCATGGTGAGGAAGATGAATGCCACGTCGCGGGAGTCCTTCACCGCGTTCCGGAAGCGGATGATCGACAGCGCACCCACCAGCGTGAACGCCCGGGCGATGTTGCTGCCGATGACCAGCATGATCACCGCCACCGTCACGCCCATGAGGATCATGGCGTGCACGAACGACACCGAGTAGGACAGGCCGCGGTGCGTCTGCCGGTAGATGTACGCCAGGATCAGGCACAGCCCGAAGCTCAGGAACAGCGCCGCGAAGGTCTCCGCGACGCCGAACCCCGACACCCCGCCGCCCGATGCCTGCCGGATGAATTCGTCCACAACGCCCCCAGGAAAAGTGGTGGTCCGGGCCGTTCAGGGCCCGGGCCGGACTACGTCAGCTGGTGCCCGAAGCACGCCTTGTCCACGGCCGTGCAGTACTTGGACATCCGCACCATCGACAGCTCGTGCCGCCGCGCCACCTTCGAGAACCAGACCGGCGCGCGATGGTTGTACTTGACCTCGAGCACCGTCACCCGCGGGTCCATCACGTACTTCCCGGTCTCGAGCGGCTGCCCCAGGTCGAGGGCGGTGGTGGAGTACTGGATCCGGGAATCGAGCGTGATCCGGAGCTCCGGATCGAAGGCACCGAACAGCGCCCGCCGCCGGTACAGGACCGCCATCCGCGGCAGGAGGTGCAGCCGCTCGATCATCAGGGTGGCCTCGGTGCCCACCGGGTCGTCACCCACGGCGTCCCAGTTGGGGCGTCCCCCCAGGGGGAAGGCCTCCCGCAGCCTGGCCAGCGGCCAGTTGGCGCGCCGCTTCTGGACCGTCCGGTCCTCCCGCTGCTTGACCTCGATCATGACGTCTTTGCTGTCCCCGTAGCGCCGGAACCGCAGCTTCCGCCGGAATTTCAGTCCCTCGACCTTCTCCCAGAACAGCCGCCAGTCGGCAGTATCCCAGTAGATCGACAGAATGCCATAGCCCCGGCCCCCCAGGTCATGCGGGTCCGGGGTGGTGTAGTCCCCCAGCTCGCGCAGGAACTCGGGCACCCGGCGGGTGGCCACCAGGTACTTCACCTCGAAGCGATTGAGGGTGGCGGTATACGTCGGCATGCCGCTCGGCGCGTGAGGGGGTAACGGACTCGAGACTGGACGTCACTCTCAGGCAAAACCTATGCCGCTGAACGACTTGAGGCCCTTCCGCGGCTCAGACGGCCAGGCGGGGCCGACCCCCGGCCCGCAGCTGGATGGCGCCGGTCAGGGTCAGGACGCTGAGATAGGCCACCCCCCCGATCCCCACACGGAGGAGCACCATCAGGCCGGGCACCGCCAGCACCGCCCCGGCCATCGCCGCCAGCGCCAGCCCGGTCCGCCACAGCCGGCGGATCGGGGGCAGGTCCAGACCCTGCTGCCGGATCGACCCGTAGGCCAGGGCCAGTCGGGCGGCCTCGGTAGCCACCCCCGCCCATGCGGCGCCGACCAGGCCGTAGCGCGCCACGAGCACCGCCGTCAGCACGAGGTTGATCCCGGCCGCCCAGGCGGTCAGGCGCAGCACGGCCGATTCCCGCCCGGTGGCCTGCAGCACCATGATCGGGACATCGCGCAGCACGCAGAGCGGCAGGGTCCATAGCAGGATGCCGAGCGGCCGTCCGGCCGGTCCGTAGCCCGGGCCGTAGAACAGGCTCGCAACCTCGCCGGCCAGCAGCGCGCCGCCGACCGCGATGGGCAGGCTCAGGGTAAGCACCTGGGCCGCGGCGGTGTGCGCCACCCGCCGCTGGGCCCCCGGATCGTCCCGCGTCCGGGTGAGTTCCGGGAGGAGCGCCAGGCTGTAGGCGATGCCCACGTTCAGGAAGAAGGTGACGAGGGTGTACGCGGCGGTGTAATAGCCCGCGGCGGCCGCGCCCCGCTGCGTGCGCAGGAAGATGAGTCCCGCGTTGAAAATGAAGATGCCGAGGAGCGCGCTGGCCATCAGGGCGGCGCCCCGCGGCACCAGCGGCGCCACCACCGCGCGGTCGAGGCGCACGGGCAACGGCTGGCCCGCGCGGCGCAGCGCCAGCAGCCACAGCAGCGCCGCCCCGAGGTCGCCGGCCAGCTGGGCCAGTGGCACCCGCGCCACGTCGCCCGGGCCGCGCACCAGCGCCACCAGCAGCACCGCAAAGAGCGCCTGCCCCACCACGGTTCCGACCGCCGCCGTGCGGGTCTGGCCGAGCCCGATGTGCGCCCACCGGGTGCCGAGCGCCACGGCCGTCAGGGTCAGGGTGGTCGTGGCCACGACCGCGGCGTCGGGCGCCGGCAGCACGGCCAGGCTCAGCGCCACCGCGGCGGCGATGAGGGCGCTGGCGAGCAGGAGGCGGCTGGTGAGGAGGGCCGGGAGCGCGCGGGCCAGGCTCTCGCGCCGCGCGGCAACCTCGCGCACGCCGAGCCCGAGTTCCAGGCCCCAGTCGACGACCCGATTGAGATACAGGGTGAGCGCGCTGGCGACGCCGACCACGCCGTACATCGCGGGACCCAGCCGGCGGGCGGCCACCACCATGGCGGCAAAGGCCAGCAGCCGGGCCAGGGCCTCGCCGAGGCCCAGGGCCAGGAAGCCCCGGGCGACGGGGCGCTCAGTGCCGGTCACGACGCGCCGGAGCCGCGCCCCGTCAGGGGCGCGGCGCTCGGGTGAACCCCAGTTGCAGCCTGGCGTCGCGTCGGCTCAGCTCCTCGTAGAGGCGGTCGGCGGTGAGCTTCTGGGCCTCGGCGTTGGGATGGTAGTCCCACGGTGCCACCCGGTACCCGGGCTCGCTGAGCATCGGATACACCCCGCGGCTCAGGTCGATCAGGTCGAACCCGGCGCGCGCCGCCGCGTCGCGGGTGATGTCCATCGGGTCCACGTCGTCGGTTGGCGGCCGCAGCAGCAGCACGATCGGTTGCTGCCCGGTGGCCGCCGCGGCGCGGGCCAGGTGCGCGTAGGTCGAGTCGAACAGCGCCTGGCGGTGCGGGCGCATGCGCTGCTGGAACTCGGTCTCACCCATGCCAGGGGTGACCCCGGACGCCTCGACCACCTGCTGTACGAAGGGATAGGGGATCGGGAAGCCGGAGTCCACCACCCGCTTCAGGTGGAGCACCACCGTCCGCGCGTCCTGCGCGTGCGCCGACACCACGATGAGGTCCGGCTGGAACGCCATGACCCGGTCCTCCAGCACGAAGAGCTGCTGGATCACCCCGATGCCCGGGATGCCGAAGTTGAGGATCTCGAAGCGCCGGTAGCGCTCGCCCGCGACCTCGAGGTTGAGCCGCCGCTCGAGCACCGCCTCGAAGGTCTCGCCGTCGCCCACGCCGGAGCCCATGATGTCGGAGGGACCGAGCAGCGCGACCCGATAGGTGCTGGCGGGCTTGACCTGGTCGTAGTCCTGGTCCCGCATCCCCCAGCGATTCATGGTGAGCGGCTTGCCCTTGTGCTTCGGGAGGAACACGCCGGGCCGGTTGTCCGCCATCAGGAAGTCGCGCCGCGGCAGGAAGGCCTCGGTTTCCTTGAGCTCCACCCAGTCGAGCGGCTTCTGGATCCGCGACTCCCACGCCCGGGTGTCGAAGCGCGCCACGTCGAGGTTCTCGTAGTAGCCGCGCTGCTCCAGCTGCTGGTCGCGCCGGTTGAGCCGGGTATCCTGCACCAGGGCCACCACGCCGTTGTACTCCGGGCCGAACGCCTCGCGCGTCGCCGGGAGGCAGAGCGCCATCAGCCCGCAGGCCATGGCGGCCTGCGGCGCCAAGGACCGGGCGTAGTCGAGGGTGCCGAGGCGGGTCTGGTCGGGGCGCACCAGGTCGGCGGGGCCCCAGGGATAGCCGCCCACCAGCGTGAAGCCCACGATGATACCCGCGAGCAGCAGCACGCCCTTGAGGTCAACGTTGAGCGCCGGGCGCCAGATGGAGAGCCATTCGGCGAAGGTGGCCGAGCTCCACAACGACCACAGCGTGCACATGAGCAGGAAGAACCCGGCCGTCTTGAGCCCGGTGCCCAGGCTCCAGCCGCGGCGCTTGAGGCTCTTCACCTTCGGCGCCCGCGACTCGCGCAGGGTGAGCACCGCCACGGCCACGCCCAGCATCAGCCAGAAGACGAGGTCGGTGAACCGGAGCGGGAAGCTCCCCCGCAGCCAGAACCACTGGTAGGAGTGCAGCAGCCAGGTGATCACGAACACGATCGCCGTGGCGGCCATCAGGGCGAATGTGCTGCCGCGCGCGCGGAACCGGAAGAAGCTGGGATAGTACACCAGCTTCATCATGAAGTCCTTCCAGTAGATGTTGATCCGCCGCCAGAGGTCCAGGAAGCTGCTGGAGAGGTAGTACCGGTGGTGCGTCTCCGGCAGGCGGAACCCGAAGAGGTGCAGGGCCCCGATGATCAGGTGGAACTGGCCCGAGACGCGCAGGTACAGGCCGTAGGTGGCCACCACGTAGATGACCACCTCGGACAGCGAGCCCAGCTCGCTCTGGTCGAGCACCATGAAATGGTACACCATCCGGTAGCCGAGCAGCTGCACCATGCCCCGCAGCATCCACTTGAGCCCCAGCCGATACATCCGGCCCTCGTCGGCGTCGTAGTACTGCCGGGCGAAGGTCTTGTAGTCCACCACCGGGAAGAGCGTGAAGCTCGGGTTGGGCAGCATGAACAGGTACGCCAGGCTGCGCCACGGCGAGGTGGGGACCTCGTTGTGCTTGAGGTTGTAGAGGTACACCGCCAGGCGGAACATGAACAGCCCGCCGAGCACCGGCCAGACATGCGGCGGGATGCCGTTGGCCAGCGCCTGGGTGCGGAGCAGGGCCAGCAGGGCCACCGCGACCAGCACCGCCCCGAGCCGGACCGGCCAGCGGAACGGCAGGTGGCAGAGCCCGATCAGGCCGAGGCCCAGGCCGATCACCCAGAGCGCATCGCGGTTGAGCACCACGTAGAGCGCGCCGAAGGACAGCAGCACGAAGAAGGGCAGCCGGTAGCGGAGCGGCAGCAGCGCGTGGACCACGAAGCCCACCAGCATCAGCTGCATCACCTGGTAGAACGAGACGCTCTCCAGCCGGAAGATCCGCACCAGCAGCACCAGCAGCGCGAGCTGCGCGGTGGCCAGGACGAGGGCGGCGGGAGTCACCGCCGTGGCGCGCGCGTCGGCGCCCGCGCGCGCGGCGGCCGCCCCGACGGGCAGGCCGGAGGGAATGCTGGTCATGGCGTGCCCCGGGCCTTGAGCGTCTGGTAGTCGATCTTGTCGGTCGAGGTGCGGTCGAGGGCGGGAACGAAGCCGAACGCATCCGGGATCATGTACTTGGGGAGCTTCTCCATCGCGTACTTCTTGAGGGCGATGATCGACAGCCGGTCCCCGGTCTTGGGCGCCAGCCACACGGTGATCGTCACCGCGCCGTCGGCCGCGCTGTGCGAGACCACCGCCACCTCCCGGACGTCCGGATGCGCGGCAAACGCGGACTCGATCTCCCCGAGCTCCACCCGGTACCCGCGCCGCTTGACCATCCGGTCGCGGCGGCCGTGGAAGATGTAGTCGCCATTGGGCTCCTCCACGACCAGGTCCCCGGTGTGGTACCACGGCACCCCGGCCTCATCCACCAGGAAGGCGGTGGCATTGCGGTCCGGGAGGTTCCAGTAGCCGGTCATGATGCCCGGTCCGGCCACGACCAGCTCCCCCTCCTCGCCCCGCGGCAGGTCGCGGTCATCGAGGTCCACCACCCGGCAGCGCAGGTGCTCGCAGCAGCGCCCGATCGGGTACGGCTCGCTCCGCTCCGGCGGGATCGGCCCGGCCGGCACCTCGTAGTAGGTGCAGACGTTGGTCTCGGTGGGGCCGTACAGGTTCCAGTACCGCGGGTGCGGCCAGGCGGCCTTGATGGCCCGGAGCTGCGGCACCGGGAAGACCTCGCCGGCGAACAGCACGTGCCGGAGGCGGCCATAATTGTGGCGCTCCAGCTTGCCGTACTGGGCCAGCAGGCTCAGGATGCTCGGCGTCGAATACCAGATGGAAATGCGCTGCTCTGCGATCAGCGGCGCCAGCGTCGCCGGGTCCTTGCCCTGCTCCTCCCCGATCAGCACCAGCGTGGCGCCGTGCTTGAGCGAGAGGTAGAGGTCCAGCACCGAGAGGTCGAAGTGGAACGGCGCGTGCGAGCTGAAGACGTCGTCGGCGGTCGGCGCGAAGATGTCGGTGCACCAGTCCACGAAGCTCATCGCGGCCCGGTGCGTCAGCATCACGCCCTTGGGCTTCCCGGTGGACCCGGAGGTATACAGGATGTAGGCGAGGCCATCGAGGCCGGGGTCATGGCTGGGCACCACGGGCACCGGCGTGGAGCGGTCGGCGGCGTCGAGCGCCGCCACCAGCCCCGCCCCGCCACCGGTCGTGGGCAGCCGCAGCAGCGGGAGTGACGCTCCGAGCGTGGTGGCCTCGGCGGTGAGCTCCGCGGCCCGCCGCTCTTCCACCACTACCACGCGCACCGCCGCGTTGGTGAGGATGAAGGCCGCGCGACCGCCGGGCGAGTCCGGATCCACCGGCGTGTACGCCGCGCCGGCCTTGAGGATCCCGAAGATGGTGGCCACCGAGTCGATGGACTTGCCGAGGAACATCCCGACCCGGTCGCCCGGCCGTACCCCCATGGCCCACAGGCGGTCCCGCACCCGGTCCGACAGGTGCGCGAGATCGCCGTAGGTGATCGTGCCCCGTCCGGGGTCCACGATGGCCGTGCTCCCCGGCGCCCGGGCCGCGGAGGCGTCGAGCCAGCCATGCAGGCAGGCCATGAGCCTAGACCCGGGCCATCTTGCCCTGGACCATCGCCGTGATGGCGTCCAGGGTGTCGAGCCGTTCGGCGTCCACCTCGTGGGCCTCGAACTGGATCCCGAACTTCTGTTCCAGGAACGAGACCAGCTCCAGGGTGGCGAGCGAGTCGAGGATGCCGCCGGTGATCAGCGGGGTGTCGGACCGGAGGGCCGACGGGTCCTCGCCCTTGAGGAAGGTCGCGAGGATGTACTGCTTGACCTGACCCTGAATGTCTTCCATGGCTACTGCCCCCCTCCGGTGGTGGTGGCCTCCGACCCCTGGCCAAGGCCGAGGTGGAGGATGCTGTCACGTGCAATCAATTCGCGTTCCAGCCGCGCGGCGATCAGGCGGTACCCCGCGGCGTTGGGGTGCTGGTCCCAGGGCCCGACACGAATGTCCTTCCGCTCCGACCCGTCCCAGACGTCCGTCAGGTCGATGTACTGGTAGCCCCGGGCCAGCGCCTCGCGGCGGATGGCGGCGATGTTCCGGCCGGGCCGCTCGGTGGGGAGGGTCACCCCCATGAGCACGAATCGCGCCCCGGCCTGGGCCGCCCGGCTGGCCGCCCGGTCCACCGCCCAGAACAGGATGTCGTCGCCGGTCGGCCGCAGGGCCCGGTAGACCTGCTCGAAGGTGGCCCCCGAGTCGAGCCCGGCCCCCTCGACCGCCGCCGCCAGGGGGGGCACCGGGATGGGGAAGCGGTTGTTGAGCACCCCGACCACCCGGCGGGCGATGAGCCCCAGGTCCTGGTTGTGCAGCGTCATGATGATGAGGTCGGGGCTGAACCGCAGCACCGTCTCGTCGATGTAGAGCGCCTGCTGCAGGGGGCTGAACGCCTGCACCCCGAAGTTGAGCACCTCGTAGCGCCCGCGGCCCCGCGCGTTCAGGGACGCCTCCAGCACCGCCTCGTAGGGCTCCCCGTCGTCCACGGCGTACCCCATCACGTCCGAGGGCCCGAGGATGGCGATCCGACGCACCCCCGCCGGCTTGGCAAGCTCGTAGTCCTGGTCCCGCATGCCCCAGCGGTTGGTGGTGAAGCGCTTGCCCTGGTACGTCCTGGACACCGAGGGGTACAGTCCGTAGATCATGAAATCGTCGCGCCGGAACCCCACCCCCGCCTCAATGATGGTCTCTGCCCGTGGGGCCGTGCCCTCCCACGGCTTGAGCAGGTCGGCCCCGGCGTCGCCCATGTTTTCGTAGTAGCCCCGGACCTCGCGGGCCAGGTCGCGCTGGTTGAGGATCCCCTGCCGGAAGACCTGCATCACCTCGAAGGTGGGCCGGCCCAGGCGCCCCGCCACCCCGGGCAGCGCGAGCACGGCCATCCCCGCAAGCAGCGCGCCGGACTGGACCGCCTGGCGCTGCCAGGCCGCGAGCCGGGCCCATGCGGGCAGCGTCGGGGCCTGCTCCCAGTTGTAGGCCGCGATCGTGATGTGGCCCGCGGCCACCAGCACCAGCGCCGCGACGGCGCCCACGGTCACCACCTTCGCCGCGCCGAACATGGCCAGCCAGTCGGTGATCGAGTCCGCGGTCCACAGCGACCAGAGCACGCAGAGGGTGGCGCAGGTCGCGAAGGTGGCCACCCCGCGACCGAAGTCCCAGGTGCGCCGCCGCGCGGCGGCCTGGCGCGCCGCGCCGCCCCGGGCGTCGCGGGCCGCCGTGATGACCACCAGGGCGCCCAGCAGGCCCCAGAAGGCCATGTCGGTGGCGGTGAAGAGCGGCGTCCCGATGATCCAGAACCAGGCGTAGGCGTGCAGCAGCCAGGTGACGAACATGACCAGGATCATGGCCAGCACCAGGGCGCGGGTGTCTCCCCACTTCCGGCGCAGCCGGAAATACGCGGGAAGTACACCAGCTTCTGCATGTAGTCCTTCCAGTAGATGTTGGCCCGCCGCCAGAGGTCCACGAAGCTGGTGGAAAGCAGCCAGCGGTGGTTGGTCTCGGGCAGGTTGAAGCCGAACAGGAGCAGGAGGCCGGCGATGAGGTGGAACTGTCCGGTCACCTTGAGGTAGGTCAGGAAGGCGGCGGCGACGTGCTGCAGCAGGTCGCCCAGGTCCCGCACGTCGGAGGGGTCGAGCGCCAGGACCGCATAGACGTAGCGGTAGGCCAGCATGTGGGTGATGCCCCGGGCGATCCACAGCAACCCGCGCTGGTAGATGACCTGCGCATCCTCGTCGTAATACTTCCGCTCGAACGCCTTGTAGTCCACCACCGGGAACCAGCCGAAGACCTGGTTCGGCAGCATCAGGAAATAGGCAAAGGTGCGCCACAGATTCCGCGGCAGCGTGGAATGCTCCCGGTCGTACAGATAGACGGAGAGCCGGAGCATCAGCATCGACGCGGCGATGGGCCAGACCGCCGGCGGCACCGGCGAGGGACCGCCCCGGCCCGCAGGGCGCCCGCCGCGACACCCGCCACCACCAGGATGCCCACCCGCAGCGAGAACGTGGTGGGCAGGTGCGCGAGGCCCACGAACGCGGCCACGAGCGCCACGATCCAGAGCCCGCGGTGCCGAAGAGCACCCCGAGGCTGGTCAGGCAGAGCAGGACATAGAATTGGAGGCGGAAGCGGAGCGGCAGGAGCGCGTGGACCGTGAACCCGGCCCACAGGACCAGCATCATGTGGAAGAAGGCACGACTCTCCAGCCGGAACAGCCAGACCAGCAGCACCACCAGCCCCAGCTGGAGGGCAGGCAGCGCCACGCGCACGGGCGACTTCTCTACAACTGCCCGGTCGATGCTGTCGGCAGCGGCAGCCGGCATCCGGCCGATCGACGTCGTCATAACCCTCATTTTGACAATGGCTTGGATACCGGCAACCCGACGCAGAAGCGGCCCGGTCGGGAAGCGATGGGTTCCCGACTAGCCAAGAACGTGCCACCATGAAGTGGCGCCCCACCGGCTGCCGGCCGGTGGCGCATCCTGCGGAACGCCCTCGAATGTGGCGGATACGCGACAGGGTGCTGTATTGCCGCTACAAACCCTGTCGCCCCGGGGACTCCCCCAGCCCCGCCGGATCAGAGCCCCAGGCTACGGACGATCAGATTCCGCTGGATTTCCGAGGTGCCGGAGTAGAGCGTGCCGCCCACCGCGTCACGCAGGTCCCGCTCCACCTCGTATTCGGTGGTGTAGCCGTACCCTCCCCGGATCTGCACCGCGTCGAGGCAGGCCTGCACCATCGCCTCTCCCAGATAGAGCTTGGCCATCGCGGCCGCGGGGCCGGGGTTCTGGCCCACGTCCTTGGCCCACGCCGCCTGGTACAGCAGCAGCCGCGCCGCCTCGAGCCGGGTCCGCATGTCCGCGAGCTTGTGCGACACCGCCTGGAACGCCCCGATGGCCTGGCCGAACTGCTTCCGCTCCTTGGCATAGCGGACACTGTCCTCGATCAGCCGCTCCAGGGTGCCCAGGTTGCTCGCGAGGATGCAGGCCCGTTCCCATTCCATGGAGTCGTTGAAGATCTGGACCCCGCGCCCGGCGCGGCCGAGCAGGCACTCCGCCGGGAGCCGGCAGTTGTCGAAGAAAAGTTCCGCCATCGGCGAGGTGCGCAGCCCCATCTTGCCGATCTTCTTGCCCACCCCGAAGCCCGGCGTATCTCGCTCCACCAGGAACGCGGTCAGGCCCAGGGCCCCCTTCCCCCGGTCGAGGGTGGCGAACACCACGAAGACATCCGCGACCGGCGCCTCGCTCACGAAGGTCTTGGTCCCGTTGAGCACCCAGCTCTGCCCATCCTGGGTCGCCGTGGTGCGCAGGGCGAACGCATCCGACCCGGAGTCCGGCTCGCTCATGCCGTGTGCCCCGACCCACTCGCCGCTGTTGAGCCGCGGCAGGTACTTCTGCTTCTGCGCCTCGGTGCCGAACCGGAAGATCGGCATCTGGACGCTCCACATCTGCGCCGCCAGGCCGAACAGCAGCCCGTTGTCCTTGCAGGCGTAACCCAGGGCCTCCATCGCCAGGATGGTGGAGAGGATGTCCCGCCCGCCCCCGCCGTACGCCTCCGGAAAGGGCAGCCCCTGAATGCCGAACTCCCCGCACCGCTGCCAGTGCTCGCGGGAGAATTCTCCCTTCGCGTCGCGGGCGATGAGGTCGTCCTGCAGGGCCTTGCGGGCAAAATCCACCACCATGCCCCGGAACTCGAGCTGCTCGGCAGACCAGGCGAAATCCATGGAGGACCAGAAGTTGGGAGTGGGATGCAGCCCGCGTCAGCAGGGCACGGGCCCCCGCGTAGCAGAATCCGTGCTGACCCGGCCCCGAAGGGCGCCCCCCCCCCGGGTCCATCACCGGGCTCGGACGGGGGCGGCCTCATGGGCTGGCAGCCGGCGACTGGTGTCGGATTTCGCCAACAGCGCCGGCCCAGGATCCACGGTTCAGGTGAATCATTCGAGGTAAAATGATTGTCAAGTTGTTTTCTATCATGCACTTACGACGCAGCCATGGGCCGGTCCTGCGCGGAAGGATTTCCCGGCACGTAGCATGGAATTCGCAATGTCCCCTGTTCAAGCTGCGGCGGCATTGCACCCTTCACCCACCATCGAGCCCGACCATGACGATCAAGACCGA
The Gemmatimonadota bacterium DNA segment above includes these coding regions:
- a CDS encoding DUF4956 domain-containing protein — its product is MDEFIRQASGGGVSGFGVAETFAALFLSFGLCLILAYIYRQTHRGLSYSVSFVHAMILMGVTVAVIMLVIGSNIARAFTLVGALSIIRFRNAVKDSRDVAFIFLTMAVGMAVGTGFYLTAVIFTISVSFMVYFLSRFEIGATVSREQLLKLHVPPEVEYHTAFNDLFFRYAREQALLSVETLRDGGALELIYSLELKPDADEAKFLGELRGITRGGKVALLTGKENIDV
- a CDS encoding amino acid adenylation domain-containing protein, with protein sequence MACLHGWLDASAARAPGSTAIVDPGRGTITYGDLAHLSDRVRDRLWAMGVRPGDRVGMFLGKSIDSVATIFGILKAGAAYTPVDPDSPGGRAAFILTNAAVRVVVVEERRAAELTAEATTLGASLPLLRLPTTGGGAGLVAALDAADRSTPVPVVPSHDPGLDGLAYILYTSGSTGKPKGVMLTHRAAMSFVDWCTDIFAPTADDVFSSHAPFHFDLSVLDLYLSLKHGATLVLIGEEQGKDPATLAPLIAEQRISIWYSTPSILSLLAQYGKLERHNYGRLRHVLFAGEVFPVPQLRAIKAAWPHPRYWNLYGPTETNVCTYYEVPAGPIPPERSEPYPIGRCCEHLRCRVVDLDDRDLPRGEEGELVVAGPGIMTGYWNLPDRNATAFLVDEAGVPWYHTGDLVVEEPNGDYIFHGRRDRMVKRRGYRVELGEIESAFAAHPDVREVAVVSHSAADGAVTITVWLAPKTGDRLSIIALKKYAMEKLPKYMIPDAFGFVPALDRTSTDKIDYQTLKARGTP
- a CDS encoding acyl carrier protein; protein product: MEDIQGQVKQYILATFLKGEDPSALRSDTPLITGGILDSLATLELVSFLEQKFGIQFEAHEVDAERLDTLDAITAMVQGKMARV
- a CDS encoding SGNH/GDSL hydrolase family protein → MTSIPSGLPVGAAAARAGADARATAVTPAALVLATAQLALLVLLVRIFRLESVSFYQVMQLMLVGFVVHALLPLRYRLPFFVLLSFGALYVVLNRDALWVIGLGLGLIGLCHLPFRWPVRLGAVLVAVALLALLRTQALANGIPPHVWPVLGGLFMFRLAVYLYNLKHNEVPTSPWRSLAYLFMLPNPSFTLFPVVDYKTFARQYYDADEGRMYRLGLKWMLRGMVQLLGYRMVYHFMVLDQSELGSLSEVVIYVVATYGLYLRVSGQFHLIIGALHLFGFRLPETHHRYYLSSSFLDLWRRINIYWKDFMMKLVYYPSFFRFRARGSTFALMAATAIVFVITWLLHSYQWFWLRGSFPLRFTDLVFWLMLGVAVAVLTLRESRAPKVKSLKRRGWSLGTGLKTAGFFLLMCTLWSLWSSATFAEWLSIWRPALNVDLKGVLLLAGIIVGFTLVGGYPWGPADLVRPDQTRLGTLDYARSLAPQAAMACGLMALCLPATREAFGPEYNGVVALVQDTRLNRRDQQLEQRGYYENLDVARFDTRAWESRIQKPLDWVELKETEAFLPRRDFLMADNRPGVFLPKHKGKPLTMNRWGMRDQDYDQVKPASTYRVALLGPSDIMGSGVGDGETFEAVLERRLNLEVAGERYRRFEILNFGIPGIGVIQQLFVLEDRVMAFQPDLIVVSAHAQDARTVVLHLKRVVDSGFPIPYPFVQQVVEASGVTPGMGETEFQQRMRPHRQALFDSTYAHLARAAAATGQQPIVLLLRPPTDDVDPMDITRDAAARAGFDLIDLSRGVYPMLSEPGYRVAPWDYHPNAEAQKLTADRLYEELSRRDARLQLGFTRAPRP
- a CDS encoding polyphosphate polymerase domain-containing protein; translated protein: MPTYTATLNRFEVKYLVATRRVPEFLRELGDYTTPDPHDLGGRGYGILSIYWDTADWRLFWEKVEGLKFRRKLRFRRYGDSKDVMIEVKQREDRTVQKRRANWPLARLREAFPLGGRPNWDAVGDDPVGTEATLMIERLHLLPRMAVLYRRRALFGAFDPELRITLDSRIQYSTTALDLGQPLETGKYVMDPRVTVLEVKYNHRAPVWFSKVARRHELSMVRMSKYCTAVDKACFGHQLT
- a CDS encoding oligosaccharide flippase family protein, which encodes MTGTERPVARGFLALGLGEALARLLAFAAMVVAARRLGPAMYGVVGVASALTLYLNRVVDWGLELGLGVREVAARRESLARALPALLTSRLLLASALIAAAVALSLAVLPAPDAAVVATTTLTLTAVALGTRWAHIGLGQTRTAAVGTVVGQALFAVLLVALVRGPGDVARVPLAQLAGDLGAALLWLLALRRAGQPLPVRLDRAVVAPLVPRGAALMASALLGIFIFNAGLIFLRTQRGAAAAGYYTAAYTLVTFFLNVGIAYSLALLPELTRTRDDPGAQRRVAHTAAAQVLTLSLPIAVGGALLAGEVASLFYGPGYGPAGRPLGILLWTLPLCVLRDVPIMVLQATGRESAVLRLTAWAAGINLVLTAVLVARYGLVGAAWAGVATEAARLALAYGSIRQQGLDLPPIRRLWRTGLALAAMAGAVLAVPGLMVLLRVGIGGVAYLSVLTLTGAIQLRAGGRPRLAV